Proteins encoded in a region of the Methanobrevibacter millerae genome:
- a CDS encoding sugar phosphate nucleotidyltransferase, protein MFNGHRFTEILERATTLKEGAIIFGHCTKRPEAFGVAEFDKEWKVLSIEEKPENPKSNYIVPGLYFCDNDVIEIAKNVKPSERGEKEITSVNEEYLMRGKLKVELIGRGMAWLDSAHMLGFWKLQTLLKPFRKGRDYTLLVLRKSLILRGTSQPSSY, encoded by the coding sequence ATTTTCAACGGGCACAGGTTCACAGAAATCCTTGAAAGGGCAACCACTCTAAAAGAGGGTGCAATCATTTTCGGCCATTGCACCAAGAGGCCTGAAGCCTTCGGCGTGGCTGAGTTTGACAAGGAGTGGAAGGTGCTCTCCATTGAGGAAAAGCCTGAGAATCCAAAGTCAAACTATATTGTTCCAGGATTATACTTCTGCGACAATGATGTCATCGAGATTGCCAAAAACGTGAAACCATCCGAGAGGGGTGAAAAGGAAATCACCTCCGTTAATGAAGAGTACCTGATGCGTGGGAAATTAAAGGTCGAGCTTATTGGACGCGGAATGGCGTGGCTTGATAGTGCACACATGCTGGGCTTTTGGAAGCTTCAAACTTTATTGAAACCATTCAGAAAAGGCAGAGATTATACATTGCTTGTCTTGAGGAAATCGCTTATCTTAAGGGGTACATCACAACCGAGCAGTTACTGA
- a CDS encoding sugar phosphate nucleotidyltransferase, with product MLAGIREILIISTPRDLPMYKDLLGDGSSLGIKFEYEIQENQNGLGEAFIIVEDFIGDGNVALILKDHFQRAQVHRNP from the coding sequence ATGCTTGCAGGAATCAGGGAAATCCTAATCATTTCAACTCCAAGAGACCTTCCAATGTATAAAGATCTCCTGGGGGACGGCTCATCCCTGGGAATCAAATTCGAATACGAAATCCAGGAAAATCAGAATGGTCTTGGCGAAGCATTCATAATTGTAGAGGATTTCATTGGTGACGGCAATGTTGCATTAATCCTCAAAGACCATTTTCAACGGGCACAGGTTCACAGAAATCCTTGA